The genomic segment TCGAACACGTCTCCGTCCGGGCCGCGCTCCCGGTACACCGCGTCGATGCGGCCCCGGATGACCCGGCCCGCGAGTGTGATCTGGACCGGCGCCTCGACGCGGAACGGCGTGCGGCGCGCGTAGGGAGTGCGGTCGAACGCCTCCTTCAGCGCTGCCAGATCGCGCTCGTCCGCGATCTCCTGCCCCGCCGCGCCCTCGTCGTCGAAGCCACCGGGGAGCTCCTCCGGCCCGAGCAGGGGCAGCGGCAGTTCCTCGAACCGCGACTCGACCCAGGCGTGGAAACGGGTGCCCCGCCGGGCGGCGGGCTGCGGCGGGCGCGGCATCGGCCGGGCCAGCTCACGCGCGAAGCCGCCCGGGTCCGCGGCGAGGCGCAGCAGCTGGGAGGTGCTCAGCGTGCGGGGAACGGGCACCTCGCGCACGGCCTCGCGGGCGCGGCGCAGCTCGCCCGCGAGCGCGTCCAGATCCCGGTCCCATGACGCGACGGTGCGGGCCTCCTCGGGGATGAGCCGTCCGGCGGCGGGCTCCGCGTCCGGGTCCGGGAGCGGGTCCGTCTCCGCGGTGCGCTCACGTCCGCCCGGAACCCGGGGCCGGGCCGGGACGGCACCGGGGCGGCCGGGGTGCGGAGGGACGGAGCCGGGCTCCGTGGTGTCCGGCTCACGCGGGTGCTCCCCGGCTCCGTCGCGCTCCCGCGCGGGGTCGGGTACGGCGCCGTGGGCGTCGGCACCGCCGGGAGCTCCGCCGGGCGCACCGTCGCGGGGCCGGCGGCCCGGTGCCGCCGGGGTCTCTCCGTGCTCCGGCCGGTCCCGGGGCGCGGGCCGTGCGGGTGCACCGCTGCCGGGGATGAACGGATCGCTGCCGTCCTCGTCCTCCGGCGGGGGCGGCCAGTCCGGATCCCGGGGCGGTTCCGTGTCCCGGAGCTCCGGTCCCCAGAGCAGGCCCGGGGGCACCTCCGCGCCCGGCGCATCCGCACCCGGCACCTCCGCACCGGTCACTTCGCCGCCGGTTCCCGCCGCGTTCCCCGGCTCAGCGTGCCGCTCCGGCCCGACGGCGTCCGCCGGATGCGGCAGGGCCTCGGTCCCGGGCACACCGGGGCCGCCGACCCCGGCGGGACCTGCGTCCGTCTCCCCGGGCAGCCCGCGCTCTCCCGGGACGATCCGGTCCAGGTGGGCCATGACGCGCTCCGCCGCCCTCCGGCGCAGCTCCAGGGCCGCCGGGTCGAGCGGCAGCGGCCAGGGCTGTTCCTCGGCGGCCTCCCGCAGGGCCGGGTTCTCCTCGCCCTCCGCGGGCGGCTCGGCCCAGACGTCGATCTCCCCGTGCCCCGCCTCGCAGTGCCCGCGCAGTTCTTCGAGGAACGCGGAGGGGCCGCGGGGCCGCTTCTGCGACGGCCCCCACCAGTGGCCCGAGGCGAGCAGCAGCGACCGCGGGCGGGTGAACGTCACATAGCCGAGCCGCAGTTCCTCGGTCGCCTGGTGTTCCTTCATCGCGGCCCGGAAGGTGTTGATCCCCTCCCCCGTCCACGCGGTGACGTCCGGCAGGGTGCCGGCGTCACCGCGCAGGGCGTGCGGCACGACCTTGGCCCGGGAGGTCCAGGAGTCGCGCGGCTGTGCGCTGGGGAACTGCTTGGCGACCAGGCCCGGTACGGCGACGACGTCCCACTCCAGCCCCTTGGACTTGTGCGCGGTGAGGACCTTGACCGTGTTGTCCCCGCCGGGCAGGGCGTTGTCGAGGCCCTTCTCGTGCTGCACGGCGGTGCGCAGGAAGCCGAGGAAGGCCAGCAGGCCGGCCTCTCCGTCGAGTGCGGCGAAGGAGGCGGCGACGTCCAGGAAGTTGCCGAGCGTCTCGCGGCGGCGGGCGGCGAGCGCGTGCGGCGAGGCGGAGAGCTCGACCTCCAGGCCGGTGGTGGCCAGCACCCGGTGGAGGACGTCCATCAGCGGATCGGCGAGCGAGCGCCGCAGCTCGCGCAGCTCGGCCGCGAACCGGGCGAACCGGACCCGGGCCGCGGCGGAGAACGGCAGTCCGTCGTCGGAGCGTTCGGGCCGGCCGGACGGGCCGGAACGTCCCGCCCCGTCCGGGACGAGGAAGGTGTCGAGGGCGTCGGCGAGCGAGACCGTCTCGGCGGGGTCGGTGCCCTCGACGGCCTCGGCCAGCCGCCGGTCCGGGTCGTCACCGGCGTCGCCGCCTCGCCGGGAGCGGACGAGGAGACGGGCGCGGCGGCCGAGCAGTGCCAGGTCGCGCGGGCCGATCCGCCAGCGCGGTCCGGTCAGCAGCCGGACCAGCGCGGCGTTGGCCGTCGGGTCCTGCAGCACCTCGCAGACGGCGACCAGGTCGGCGACCTCGGGCAGGTGCAGCAGCCCGGAGAGGCCGACGACCTCCACCGGGACGTCCCGTTCGACGAGCGCGCCCTGAATGCGGGCGAAGTCGCCGGCCGTGCGGCAGAGCACGGCGATCTCGCCCGGCGGGGTGCCGGTGCGGACCAGGTGGGCGAGGGAGTCGGCCAGCCAGGCCAGCTCCCCGGCGTGGGTCGGGAGCAGCGCGCAGCGCACGCCGCCGTCCCGCTCGGCTCCGGGCGCGGGGCGCAGCGCCTCGACGCCCTCGTGCATCTCGCGCAGCGGGGCGGCGAGCCGGTTGGCGAGGTCGAGGAGGCGGCCGCCGCTGCGGCGGTTCTCGCTGAGCGCCTGGCGGCGGGCGGGGCGGCCGGCCGCGTCCGGGAAGTGCCGGGGGAAGTCGTCGAGGTTGGCGACGGACGCGCCGCGCCAGCCGTAGATGGCCTGGCAGGGATCGCCGACCGCGGTGACGGCGTGGCCGGTGCCGCCGCCGAACAGCCCGGAGAGCAGGATGCGCTGGGCCACGGAGGTGTCCTGGTACTCGTCCAGGAGGACGACCTCGAACTGCTCGCGGAGGATGCGGCCGACCTCGGGGCGGGTACGGGCGAGGGTCGCGGAGAACGCGATCTGGTCGCCGAAGTCGAGCAGGTCGCGGTGGCGCTTCTCCTCGCGGTAGGCGCTCACGAGTTCGAGGAGTTCCAGCCGGGCGCGGGCGGCTTCGGGGACCTTCCGCAGCTCGGCGTTGCTCAGCCGGGCCCCGTCCAGCTCGCGCAGCAGCGCGGTGTCGTGCGCGCGCAGCCGCTCGGGCTCCACGAGGTGCTCGGCGAGTTCCGCGT from the Streptomyces xinghaiensis S187 genome contains:
- a CDS encoding ATP-dependent DNA helicase gives rise to the protein MAARITDPEQLKELLGIPFTPEQTACITAPPAPQVIVAGAGSGKTTVMAARVVWLVGTGQVAPERVLGLTFTNKAAGELTERVRRALAAAGITDPDPAPGPGPGPGALPRPRGEGRERVRAGGEPGPPGAPDGAPAGDEPSGEPQISTYHAFAGQLLKEHGLRIGLEPTARLLADATRFQLAARVLRTAPGPYPALTKSLPALVEDLLALDAELAEHLVEPERLRAHDTALLRELDGARLSNAELRKVPEAARARLELLELVSAYREEKRHRDLLDFGDQIAFSATLARTRPEVGRILREQFEVVLLDEYQDTSVAQRILLSGLFGGGTGHAVTAVGDPCQAIYGWRGASVANLDDFPRHFPDAAGRPARRQALSENRRSGGRLLDLANRLAAPLREMHEGVEALRPAPGAERDGGVRCALLPTHAGELAWLADSLAHLVRTGTPPGEIAVLCRTAGDFARIQGALVERDVPVEVVGLSGLLHLPEVADLVAVCEVLQDPTANAALVRLLTGPRWRIGPRDLALLGRRARLLVRSRRGGDAGDDPDRRLAEAVEGTDPAETVSLADALDTFLVPDGAGRSGPSGRPERSDDGLPFSAAARVRFARFAAELRELRRSLADPLMDVLHRVLATTGLEVELSASPHALAARRRETLGNFLDVAASFAALDGEAGLLAFLGFLRTAVQHEKGLDNALPGGDNTVKVLTAHKSKGLEWDVVAVPGLVAKQFPSAQPRDSWTSRAKVVPHALRGDAGTLPDVTAWTGEGINTFRAAMKEHQATEELRLGYVTFTRPRSLLLASGHWWGPSQKRPRGPSAFLEELRGHCEAGHGEIDVWAEPPAEGEENPALREAAEEQPWPLPLDPAALELRRRAAERVMAHLDRIVPGERGLPGETDAGPAGVGGPGVPGTEALPHPADAVGPERHAEPGNAAGTGGEVTGAEVPGADAPGAEVPPGLLWGPELRDTEPPRDPDWPPPPEDEDGSDPFIPGSGAPARPAPRDRPEHGETPAAPGRRPRDGAPGGAPGGADAHGAVPDPARERDGAGEHPREPDTTEPGSVPPHPGRPGAVPARPRVPGGRERTAETDPLPDPDAEPAAGRLIPEEARTVASWDRDLDALAGELRRAREAVREVPVPRTLSTSQLLRLAADPGGFARELARPMPRPPQPAARRGTRFHAWVESRFEELPLPLLGPEELPGGFDDEGAAGQEIADERDLAALKEAFDRTPYARRTPFRVEAPVQITLAGRVIRGRIDAVYRERGPDGDVFEIVDWKTGRSHSADPLQLAVYRLAWAEQTGVPLSSVTAAFLYVRSGEVVRPRNMPDRRALEDILLGGSGSDRDEDGGDGDSGDGNGGGDGDGHGGGDGDGDGHGHGPGTGDRRGAGEERADSGEGTRAADGGDAGP